In Actinomadura citrea, a single window of DNA contains:
- the cutA gene encoding divalent-cation tolerance protein CutA — protein MAHSYVQVTTATDSRAEAAELARSAVAERLVACAQLVGPIASTYWWEGEIESAEEWMVLFKTSADRFDELASLITEGHSYDTPEIIATPVVAGSMDYLAWITEQTEPEEQDEAIAEDDRD, from the coding sequence ATGGCGCACTCATACGTGCAGGTGACGACCGCGACCGACTCACGCGCCGAGGCCGCCGAGCTGGCCCGCTCGGCGGTCGCCGAGCGGCTCGTGGCCTGCGCGCAGCTGGTGGGCCCGATCGCCAGCACCTACTGGTGGGAGGGCGAGATCGAGTCGGCGGAGGAGTGGATGGTGCTGTTCAAGACCTCCGCCGACCGGTTCGACGAGCTGGCCTCCCTGATCACCGAGGGGCACTCCTACGACACCCCGGAGATCATCGCGACCCCCGTGGTGGCGGGCAGCATGGACTACCTCGCCTGGATCACCGAGCAGACCGAGCCCGAGGAGCAGGACGAGGCGATCGCGGAGGACGACCGGGATTGA
- a CDS encoding oxygenase MpaB family protein encodes MHEASEERADHGLFGPGSVTWHVMGEPVLIVGGIRALLLQALHPRTMWGTAQNSELMDPSAAWSRLVRTVEFVRVRTYGTHEEVERVGRRVRRLHSKLTGLDMRTGDTFPVDDPENLLWVHMGEVDSYLDVARRAGVPLTARDADAFVDEQRRAAAVVGLDPADVPATVAEMRDYYAGMRRQIWACREAREGLRRMFSPAVPRPLLPLKIAAPGIGVLVVSTLPRWARRMYGLPGLPTSDLAATVTLKGLYRTTQVVPERFRYSPDARRARRLTREHETGLATWSIAS; translated from the coding sequence GTGCACGAGGCGAGCGAGGAGAGGGCGGACCACGGGCTGTTCGGACCCGGCTCGGTGACCTGGCACGTCATGGGCGAGCCCGTGCTGATCGTCGGCGGGATCCGGGCGCTGCTGCTCCAGGCGCTGCACCCGCGCACGATGTGGGGGACCGCGCAGAACTCCGAGCTCATGGACCCCTCCGCGGCCTGGTCGCGGCTCGTCCGGACGGTCGAGTTCGTCCGCGTCCGCACCTACGGCACGCACGAGGAGGTCGAGCGGGTGGGCCGCCGCGTCCGCCGGCTGCACTCCAAGCTGACCGGCCTCGACATGCGCACCGGCGACACGTTCCCCGTCGACGACCCCGAGAACCTGCTGTGGGTCCACATGGGCGAGGTCGACTCCTACCTGGACGTGGCCCGCCGCGCCGGGGTGCCGCTGACCGCCCGCGACGCCGACGCGTTCGTGGACGAGCAGCGCCGCGCCGCCGCGGTCGTCGGCCTCGACCCGGCGGACGTGCCGGCCACCGTCGCGGAGATGCGGGACTACTACGCCGGCATGCGGCGGCAGATCTGGGCGTGCCGGGAGGCGCGCGAGGGGCTGCGCCGCATGTTCAGCCCGGCCGTGCCGCGGCCGCTGCTGCCGCTCAAGATCGCTGCGCCCGGCATCGGGGTGCTGGTCGTGTCGACGCTGCCGCGCTGGGCCCGCCGCATGTACGGGCTGCCGGGGCTGCCGACCTCGGACCTGGCCGCCACGGTGACGCTGAAGGGCCTCTACCGCACCACGCAGGTCGTCCCGGAGCGGTTCCGGTACTCGCCGGACGCCCGGCGGGCCAGGCGCCTCACGCGCGAGCACGAGACGGGCCTGGCCACCTGGTCGATCGCCTCCTGA
- a CDS encoding MDR family MFS transporter — protein sequence MSESPATRVAPPAGAGAGERLDRQTIVLGLVIVSGTLMAILDTTIVNVALETLGRDFDTGLSTIQWVITGYMLAMGTVIPLTGWAVDRFGGRRVWMTSIVLFVLGSALSGAAWNIESLIVFRVVQGLGGGMLMPTGMAILTMAAGPRRMGRIMSIVGVPMLLGPVLGPVLGGWLVQDVDWRWIFFVNLPVGALAFALAWWKVPHDHGEHTAPRIDLRGLLLLPPGFVLLIYGLSTASSNGGFGRPSTIAWLVGGVVLIALFALHSLRRRGRALIDVRLFADRTFATAAVAVFFVGIALMGSMLLIPLYYQTARGEGAFAAGLLLAPQGLGAATAMPLAGVVTDKLGAGRIVPVGIVVLVLGTIPFATVGADTSYWLLGGALYVRGLGLGCTMMPTMSAALTTLSRAVVSRASSTLNIIVQLGGSVGTALLAVVLSRQISDRLPQAAGGDGAGGGVGQIPERVREQLAPKLADAFAHTFWIALVLTAVLILPALLLPRHGAHERDTVPDAPPMG from the coding sequence ATGAGCGAAAGCCCGGCCACGAGAGTGGCGCCGCCCGCGGGCGCGGGGGCCGGCGAACGGCTCGACCGGCAGACGATCGTCCTCGGCCTGGTCATCGTGTCGGGCACCCTCATGGCGATCCTCGACACCACGATCGTCAACGTCGCGCTGGAGACGCTCGGCCGCGACTTCGATACCGGCCTGTCGACGATCCAGTGGGTCATCACCGGCTACATGCTGGCGATGGGCACCGTCATCCCGCTCACCGGCTGGGCCGTCGACCGGTTCGGCGGGCGCCGGGTGTGGATGACCTCGATCGTGCTCTTCGTCCTCGGGTCGGCCCTGTCGGGCGCGGCCTGGAACATCGAGTCGCTGATCGTCTTCCGGGTGGTGCAGGGGCTCGGCGGCGGCATGCTGATGCCGACCGGCATGGCCATCCTGACGATGGCGGCCGGGCCGCGCCGGATGGGCCGGATCATGAGCATCGTCGGCGTCCCGATGCTGCTCGGGCCGGTGCTCGGCCCCGTCCTCGGGGGCTGGCTGGTCCAGGACGTCGACTGGCGCTGGATCTTCTTCGTGAACCTGCCCGTCGGCGCGCTCGCCTTCGCGCTCGCGTGGTGGAAGGTGCCGCACGACCACGGGGAGCACACGGCCCCACGGATCGACCTGCGCGGGCTGCTCCTGCTGCCCCCCGGGTTCGTCCTGCTCATCTACGGCCTGTCCACGGCGAGCAGCAACGGCGGCTTCGGCCGCCCGTCCACGATCGCCTGGCTGGTCGGCGGGGTGGTCCTGATCGCGCTGTTCGCGCTGCACAGCCTGCGGCGCCGCGGACGGGCGCTGATCGACGTGCGGCTGTTCGCCGACCGGACGTTCGCGACCGCCGCCGTCGCCGTGTTCTTCGTCGGCATCGCACTGATGGGCTCGATGCTGCTGATCCCGCTGTATTACCAGACCGCCCGCGGCGAGGGGGCGTTCGCGGCCGGCCTGCTGCTCGCCCCGCAGGGCCTCGGCGCCGCGACCGCGATGCCGCTCGCCGGGGTGGTCACCGACAAGCTCGGCGCCGGGCGGATCGTCCCGGTCGGCATCGTCGTCCTGGTGCTCGGCACCATCCCGTTCGCGACGGTGGGGGCGGACACCTCCTACTGGCTGCTCGGCGGCGCCCTCTACGTGCGGGGCCTCGGGCTCGGCTGCACCATGATGCCCACCATGTCGGCGGCGCTGACGACGCTGAGCCGGGCGGTGGTGTCGCGCGCCAGCAGCACGCTGAACATCATCGTCCAGCTCGGCGGGTCGGTCGGCACGGCGCTGCTCGCCGTGGTCCTGTCCCGCCAGATCAGTGACCGCCTCCCGCAGGCGGCGGGCGGGGACGGCGCCGGGGGCGGCGTGGGGCAGATCCCCGAACGGGTCCGCGAGCAGCTCGCGCCCAAGCTGGCCGACGCGTTCGCGCACACGTTCTGGATCGCGCTCGTCCTCACCGCCGTGCTGATCCTGCCCGCGCTGCTGCTCCCGCGGCACGGCGCCCACGAGCGCGACACCGTGCCGGACGCTCCCCCGATGGGGTGA
- a CDS encoding MarR family winged helix-turn-helix transcriptional regulator has protein sequence MSEEGIGAAASVDADLETMIQLLGRLVRGLKGGREDAEELIGEVRAAGLGPRHVPALMQLVLHGPVPVGVLAGHMSLSPATVSQLVGELERGGFVERRPDERDRRRMIISLSERHREVTERFAWRRLRPLRVTLETLTPEERARFLHGWRVLVETMERAEPEASRERGPGSGCPGG, from the coding sequence ATGTCCGAGGAAGGGATCGGTGCCGCCGCGTCGGTCGACGCCGACCTGGAGACGATGATCCAGCTCCTGGGCCGCTTGGTCCGCGGCCTGAAGGGCGGCCGCGAGGACGCCGAGGAGCTCATCGGCGAGGTGCGGGCCGCGGGGCTCGGCCCCCGGCACGTCCCGGCGCTGATGCAACTCGTCCTGCACGGCCCGGTGCCGGTCGGCGTGCTCGCCGGGCACATGTCGCTGAGCCCGGCCACGGTGAGCCAGCTGGTCGGGGAGCTGGAGCGGGGCGGCTTCGTCGAGCGGCGCCCGGACGAGCGGGACCGCCGGCGGATGATCATCAGCCTGAGCGAGCGGCACCGCGAGGTGACCGAGCGGTTCGCCTGGCGGCGGCTGCGGCCGCTGCGGGTCACGCTGGAGACGCTCACCCCCGAGGAGCGGGCGCGGTTCCTGCACGGGTGGCGCGTCCTCGTCGAGACCATGGAGCGCGCGGAGCCGGAGGCCTCGCGGGAGCGCGGCCCCGGGAGCGGCTGCCCGGGCGGGTGA
- a CDS encoding metal-sensitive transcriptional regulator, giving the protein MATSETPTRGYTATKDQLQTRLARIEGQVRGIDRMVEEDRYCIDILTQISAIQAALDKVALGLLDGHVRHCVAEGAEEGKGEAMSTELMAAVGRLMRRG; this is encoded by the coding sequence ATGGCGACCAGCGAGACCCCCACCCGCGGATACACGGCCACGAAGGACCAGCTGCAGACGCGGCTCGCCCGCATCGAGGGCCAGGTGCGCGGCATCGACCGGATGGTCGAGGAGGACCGCTACTGCATCGACATCCTCACGCAGATCAGCGCGATCCAGGCGGCGCTGGACAAGGTGGCGCTCGGCCTGCTGGACGGCCACGTCCGGCACTGCGTGGCCGAGGGCGCCGAGGAGGGCAAGGGCGAGGCGATGTCGACCGAGCTGATGGCGGCCGTCGGGCGGCTCATGCGCCGCGGCTGA
- a CDS encoding histidine phosphatase family protein yields the protein MGELILVRHGETEWSRARRHTGRTDLPLTPRGEEQARALRGALDGRIFARTLVSPAERARRTAELAGLRTDEIDPDLWEWDYGGYEGVSTRAIREERPGWFLWDDGVVPGDAAHPGETVEQVGERADAVLARARPLLAGGDVALVAHGHVLRVLTARWLGLEPARGRLFALDTGTVSALGSEHDRPVVSAWNVPAP from the coding sequence ATGGGTGAACTGATCCTGGTGCGGCACGGGGAGACCGAGTGGAGCCGGGCGCGGCGGCACACCGGGCGGACGGACCTGCCGCTGACCCCGAGGGGCGAGGAGCAGGCCCGCGCGCTGCGCGGCGCGCTGGACGGGCGGATCTTCGCGCGGACGCTGGTCAGCCCCGCGGAGCGGGCGCGGCGGACGGCCGAACTCGCCGGGCTGCGGACGGACGAGATCGACCCCGACCTGTGGGAGTGGGACTACGGCGGCTACGAGGGCGTCAGCACCCGGGCGATCCGCGAGGAGCGGCCGGGCTGGTTCCTGTGGGACGACGGGGTCGTCCCGGGCGACGCCGCCCATCCGGGCGAGACCGTCGAGCAGGTCGGCGAGCGGGCGGACGCGGTCCTCGCGCGGGCGCGGCCGCTGCTCGCCGGCGGCGACGTCGCGCTGGTCGCGCACGGCCACGTCCTGCGGGTGCTGACGGCGCGGTGGCTGGGCCTGGAGCCCGCGCGGGGGCGGCTGTTCGCGCTGGACACCGGGACCGTGTCGGCGCTGGGCTCCGAGCACGACCGGCCGGTCGTCAGCGCGTGGAACGTGCCCGCACCCTGA
- the ald gene encoding alanine dehydrogenase — MKIGVPREVKNHEYRVAITPAGAHELTRHGHEVFVERGAGTGSAIPDDDFAAAGAKLLDGPDEVWAEGELILKVKEPVAPEYHRMRQGQILFTYLHLAASRECTDALLAAGVTAIAYETVQLPDRSLPLLAPMSEVAGRLAPQVGAYNLMSFNGGRGVLPGGVPGVAPAKVVVIGGGVSGLNAAQIAVGMGADVTVLDVDVDRLREIDAVYQGRLRTLVSSAYTVEQEALAADLVIGAVLIPGARAPKLISNELVARMKTGSVLVDIAIDQGGCFEDSRPTTHADPTYRVHGSTFYCVANMPGSVPNTSTYALTGVTLPYAVQIADKGWRQALHADAALARGLNAHAGALVYDHVAEAHGLPRTPLTSILG, encoded by the coding sequence GTGAAGATCGGTGTCCCACGCGAGGTCAAGAACCACGAATACCGGGTGGCGATCACCCCGGCGGGGGCGCACGAGCTCACCCGGCACGGCCACGAGGTGTTCGTCGAGCGCGGCGCCGGGACGGGCTCGGCGATCCCCGACGACGACTTCGCCGCCGCGGGCGCCAAGCTCCTCGACGGCCCGGACGAGGTCTGGGCCGAGGGCGAGCTGATCCTCAAGGTGAAGGAGCCGGTCGCGCCCGAGTACCACCGGATGCGCCAGGGCCAGATCCTGTTCACCTACCTGCACCTGGCCGCGTCCCGCGAGTGCACCGACGCACTCCTGGCGGCCGGCGTCACCGCGATCGCCTACGAGACCGTCCAGCTCCCGGACCGCTCCCTGCCGCTGCTCGCCCCCATGTCCGAGGTCGCCGGACGGCTCGCGCCGCAGGTCGGCGCCTACAACCTGATGTCGTTCAACGGCGGCCGCGGCGTCCTGCCCGGAGGCGTGCCCGGCGTCGCGCCCGCCAAGGTCGTCGTCATCGGCGGCGGCGTGTCCGGCCTCAACGCCGCGCAGATCGCCGTCGGCATGGGCGCGGACGTCACCGTGCTGGACGTCGACGTGGACCGGCTGCGCGAGATCGACGCCGTCTACCAGGGCCGCCTGCGGACGCTGGTGTCCAGCGCGTACACGGTCGAGCAGGAGGCCCTCGCCGCCGACCTCGTCATCGGCGCCGTGCTCATCCCGGGCGCGCGGGCGCCCAAGCTGATCTCCAACGAGCTGGTGGCCCGGATGAAGACCGGTTCGGTGCTGGTGGACATCGCCATCGACCAGGGCGGCTGCTTCGAGGACTCCCGGCCCACCACGCACGCCGACCCCACCTACCGGGTGCACGGCTCGACGTTCTACTGCGTCGCGAACATGCCCGGCTCGGTTCCCAACACCTCCACCTACGCCCTGACCGGCGTGACGCTCCCCTACGCCGTCCAGATCGCCGACAAGGGCTGGCGGCAGGCCCTGCACGCCGACGCCGCCCTCGCCCGCGGCCTCAACGCCCACGCCGGCGCGCTCGTCTACGACCACGTCGCCGAGGCCCACGGCCTCCCCCGCACGCCCCTCACCTCGATCCTCGGCTGA
- a CDS encoding glycerate kinase — translation MASADSPSHPSPPGHVLLAPDRFPGALTAARAARHLAAGLRRARPGVALVELPVADGGDGTVEAAVAAGWRRVEIEVCGPTGRPVTARLALNGDSAVVELAEASGLRRLPGGRPRPLTASSVGTGQLLAHAVRLGARRIVLGLGGGACTDGGAGLVQGLGGRLLDALGKDLPPGGAALRSLHALDLRGLPDMSGIEVVVAGDSAGPLLGRTGAAAVDGPRRGANRDEVRLLDAGLRRWADLAEAAARKAARDLPGAGTAGGVGFAAFTFLGATIEPGPALMLDLLGFAAKARGARLVVTGEGVLDTRSLRGSAPVHVARAAARAGAPVVAVAGRRSLTGEQLRKARIQAAYALADIEPDDERRVRRAGPLLEQLTVAIADEWLPPGPP, via the coding sequence GTGGCGTCCGCGGACTCTCCCTCCCACCCGTCCCCGCCAGGTCACGTCCTGCTGGCGCCTGACAGGTTCCCGGGAGCGCTGACCGCGGCGCGGGCCGCGCGGCATCTCGCCGCCGGGCTGCGCCGCGCACGCCCCGGCGTCGCGCTGGTGGAGCTGCCCGTGGCCGACGGCGGCGACGGCACCGTCGAGGCCGCCGTGGCGGCCGGGTGGCGGCGCGTCGAGATCGAGGTGTGCGGGCCGACCGGCCGTCCGGTGACGGCGCGGCTGGCGCTGAACGGCGACAGCGCGGTGGTCGAGCTGGCGGAGGCGTCCGGGCTGCGGCGGCTGCCCGGCGGCAGGCCGCGCCCGCTCACCGCCTCCAGCGTCGGGACGGGGCAGCTGCTCGCGCACGCCGTCCGGCTCGGCGCGCGGCGGATCGTCCTCGGCCTCGGCGGCGGCGCGTGCACCGACGGCGGCGCGGGCCTCGTCCAGGGGCTCGGCGGGCGGCTGCTGGACGCGCTCGGCAAGGACCTGCCTCCCGGCGGCGCGGCGCTGCGCTCGCTGCACGCCCTCGACCTGCGCGGCCTTCCCGATATGTCCGGCATCGAGGTGGTGGTGGCGGGCGACTCCGCCGGGCCGCTGCTCGGCCGCACCGGCGCCGCCGCGGTGGACGGACCGCGCCGCGGCGCGAACCGCGACGAGGTGCGGCTGCTGGACGCGGGCCTGCGCCGCTGGGCCGACCTGGCCGAGGCGGCGGCCCGCAAGGCGGCCCGCGACCTGCCCGGCGCCGGGACGGCGGGCGGCGTCGGGTTCGCCGCGTTCACCTTCCTCGGCGCGACGATCGAGCCCGGCCCGGCCCTGATGCTCGACCTGCTGGGCTTCGCCGCGAAGGCGCGCGGGGCGCGCCTGGTCGTCACCGGGGAGGGCGTCCTGGACACCCGGTCGCTGCGCGGCAGCGCGCCGGTGCACGTCGCCCGCGCCGCCGCGCGCGCGGGTGCGCCGGTCGTCGCGGTGGCCGGCCGCCGGAGCCTCACCGGCGAGCAGCTGCGCAAGGCCCGGATCCAGGCGGCGTACGCGCTGGCCGACATCGAGCCGGACGACGAGCGCCGCGTCCGGCGTGCGGGCCCGCTGCTGGAGCAGCTGACGGTCGCGATCGCCGACGAGTGGCTCCCCCCGGGCCCCCCGTAG
- a CDS encoding NCS2 family permease produces the protein MSKTTAGPADDSPPASGRGPLERLFELTARGTTVPRELRGGVTTFFAMAYIILLNPLILGGAKDVTGATLSIPQLTTMTALSAAVTTVIMGLVGNAPLALAAGLGINAVVAFQAAPVMTWPQAMGLVVIEGAVIVLLAVTGVRERIMNSIPLALKHAIAVGIGAFIALVGLYDSGFVTSSATSPPLSLGTGGRLETWPTLVFAATLLLMIVLYVRRVPGAILISIVAGTIGAVVIQENASVKQGGWGVVTPDMPDKLFAAPDFGLFGEISLFGGFGRAGVITALVVLFTLVLSGFFDAMGTILGISDEAGLVSEKGEVPRLGRILSVDGLSAAFGGLTSSSANTVFVESAAGVGEGARTGLANIATGALFAVTLFLTPLAATVPAQAAAPALVVVGALMMTQVAKIDWTDLEITIPAFLTIVLMPFTFSITTGLGMGIVGYVVIKASRGKVREISPALWIVAALFVAFFAIHPIEEWLGVA, from the coding sequence ATGTCCAAGACCACGGCCGGACCGGCCGACGATTCACCACCGGCGAGCGGGCGCGGGCCGCTGGAGCGGCTGTTCGAACTCACCGCACGCGGCACCACCGTCCCGCGCGAGCTGCGCGGCGGCGTGACCACGTTCTTCGCGATGGCCTACATCATCCTGCTGAACCCGCTCATCCTCGGCGGGGCGAAGGACGTCACCGGGGCGACCCTGTCGATCCCGCAGCTCACCACGATGACGGCGCTGTCCGCCGCGGTCACCACCGTGATCATGGGCCTGGTCGGGAACGCGCCGCTGGCGCTCGCCGCGGGCCTCGGCATCAACGCGGTCGTGGCCTTCCAGGCGGCGCCGGTGATGACCTGGCCGCAGGCGATGGGCCTCGTGGTGATCGAGGGCGCGGTCATCGTGCTGCTGGCGGTCACCGGCGTCCGCGAGCGGATCATGAACTCGATCCCGCTGGCGCTCAAGCACGCGATCGCGGTCGGGATCGGCGCGTTCATCGCGCTGGTCGGCCTCTACGACTCCGGGTTCGTCACCTCCAGTGCCACCAGCCCGCCGCTGTCCCTCGGCACCGGCGGCCGGCTGGAGACGTGGCCCACGCTGGTGTTCGCGGCGACCCTGCTGCTGATGATCGTCCTTTACGTGCGGCGGGTGCCCGGCGCGATCCTGATCAGCATCGTGGCCGGGACGATCGGGGCCGTGGTCATCCAGGAGAACGCCTCCGTCAAGCAGGGCGGCTGGGGCGTGGTCACCCCGGACATGCCCGACAAGCTGTTCGCCGCCCCGGACTTCGGGCTGTTCGGGGAGATCTCCCTGTTCGGCGGGTTCGGCCGGGCCGGGGTCATCACCGCGCTGGTCGTCCTGTTCACGCTGGTGCTGTCGGGGTTCTTCGACGCGATGGGCACGATCCTCGGGATCAGCGACGAGGCGGGCCTGGTGAGCGAGAAGGGCGAGGTGCCGCGGCTCGGCCGGATCCTGTCGGTGGACGGGCTGTCCGCCGCGTTCGGCGGCCTGACCAGCTCCTCGGCGAACACGGTGTTCGTCGAGTCGGCGGCGGGCGTCGGCGAGGGCGCCCGCACGGGCCTGGCCAACATCGCCACGGGCGCGCTGTTCGCGGTGACGCTGTTCCTCACCCCGCTGGCGGCGACCGTCCCCGCACAGGCAGCGGCGCCCGCGCTGGTCGTGGTCGGCGCGCTGATGATGACCCAGGTCGCCAAGATCGACTGGACCGACCTGGAGATCACGATCCCGGCGTTCCTCACCATCGTGCTGATGCCGTTCACCTTCTCGATCACCACCGGCCTGGGCATGGGCATCGTCGGCTACGTGGTCATCAAGGCCAGCCGCGGGAAGGTGCGCGAGATCTCCCCCGCCCTCTGGATCGTGGCGGCCCTGTTCGTGGCCTTCTTCGCCATCCACCCCATCGAGGAGTGGCTCGGCGTCGCCTGA
- a CDS encoding helix-turn-helix domain-containing protein, with product MDRETLGQRIRALRIRQGVSQAQLAFPELSDSYISLIESDKRVPAPSVVDLLAAKLNCSATYLVSGVSEDVVDELRVTLDYAEIALSNGAAAEARARFAEVLASADAVALPEMLHQARWGHALALEAAGELEEAIAELTALTEQASAEADLDHWAKVHVALSRCLRERGDISAGVEAAETALRHLVATGADSTDAAVDLGAALLSAFIERGDLVRARQLAAQLVERAERIGSPRARMVAYWEAAYVAEIRGEYDDGVALAERALMLAGDGEDPRNLNRLRVIYAGLLLRAKPDQAARARELLARVRGEISASSSGEIDVAWCLTELARAETALGRPAEAVALAEEALDLLGDAPRRATAGALTVLGEASVRLGRHDRAVEVLTRAATCLEEMESSREAAQAWFDLAEVLAGTGTSDGPRMAAYRRALTCVGV from the coding sequence ATGGATCGCGAGACACTGGGGCAGCGGATTCGCGCTCTGCGGATCCGGCAGGGCGTGAGCCAGGCGCAGCTCGCCTTCCCCGAGCTGTCCGACAGCTACATCTCGCTGATCGAGAGCGACAAGCGGGTGCCGGCCCCGAGCGTCGTCGACCTGCTGGCGGCGAAGCTGAACTGCTCGGCGACCTACCTCGTCAGCGGCGTCAGCGAGGACGTCGTGGACGAGCTGCGCGTCACCCTCGACTACGCCGAGATCGCGCTCAGCAACGGCGCGGCGGCCGAGGCGCGGGCCCGGTTCGCCGAGGTGCTCGCGAGCGCCGACGCGGTCGCGCTGCCCGAGATGCTGCACCAGGCCCGCTGGGGCCACGCGCTCGCGCTGGAGGCCGCGGGCGAGCTGGAGGAGGCGATCGCCGAGCTGACGGCGCTGACCGAGCAGGCGTCCGCCGAGGCCGACCTCGACCACTGGGCCAAGGTGCACGTCGCGCTGAGTCGCTGCCTTCGCGAGCGCGGCGACATCAGCGCGGGCGTGGAGGCCGCCGAGACCGCGCTGCGGCACCTCGTCGCCACCGGCGCCGACTCCACCGACGCCGCCGTGGACCTCGGTGCGGCGCTGCTGTCGGCGTTCATCGAGCGCGGCGACCTCGTCCGGGCCCGCCAGCTGGCCGCCCAGCTCGTCGAGCGCGCCGAGCGGATCGGCAGCCCCCGCGCCCGCATGGTCGCCTACTGGGAGGCCGCCTACGTCGCGGAGATCCGCGGCGAGTACGACGACGGCGTCGCGCTCGCCGAGCGGGCCCTGATGCTGGCCGGCGACGGCGAGGACCCCCGCAACCTCAACCGGCTCCGCGTCATCTACGCCGGCCTGCTGCTGCGGGCCAAGCCCGACCAGGCCGCCCGCGCCCGCGAACTGCTCGCCCGGGTGCGCGGCGAGATCAGCGCCAGCTCCTCCGGCGAGATCGACGTGGCCTGGTGCCTGACGGAGCTGGCCCGCGCCGAGACCGCGCTCGGCCGTCCCGCCGAGGCGGTGGCGCTCGCCGAGGAGGCTCTGGACCTGCTCGGGGACGCCCCTCGCCGCGCCACCGCCGGTGCCCTGACCGTGCTCGGTGAGGCGTCGGTGCGGCTCGGCCGGCACGACCGCGCGGTCGAGGTGCTGACCCGGGCCGCGACCTGCCTGGAGGAGATGGAGTCCTCCCGGGAGGCCGCGCAGGCGTGGTTCGACCTCGCCGAGGTGCTGGCCGGGACGGGGACCTCCGACGGGCCCCGCATGGCCGCCTACCGCCGCGCCCTGACCTGCGTGGGGGTCTGA